ATAAAAAGATTATATATACTATTTTAATTACTTGGCAGTTATAATCTATCAAATATCTTTCTTAAAAATATCAAATCTTTGTTGTTTTATGTAATCAGGTCTTAAAAATGCTTCAATAGGTAATGATTGTGGATTCATTGAAACTCTTAACATTTCTTCAGTTATATGTGGATATGTTTGAAAAAATATCTCCAGTTCTGCTTTAGTATTAGTAAAGAACATATCTTCGAAATTTTCCTCATAATATCTTTTTGCTTCATCAAATAATCCTGCTTGAAAGTACAGTTTAGCCATTAATAAATCATCATTTTCATTTATTGAAGAGAATATAGTTCCTGGAGAAAATTTAGGAATCATTAGTCTGTATACTGGAATTTTTAATAGATGATGAGTTTTATCAATTATAAAAACATCAATATTTCTTTCTTCGAAGATTTTTTTAAATTCATCCAACTCATCTTTAAAATTATCTCTTGAATAATCTGGTAAAAATCTATGTGAAGATTTTTTTGCATCAATAAGTTTTTTTTTAATATCAATATTTAGAACATATTGCCAATTTCCTGTTTTGTTAATTCCGCCGATTCCAAATGAAGAATGTGTATCTTTTTCTGCCATAGCACTCATTTGTATATATTCAGTTATTGCGCGAATTATTGCCTTTATAGGATTTGCGTGAGTTCCATACCCATAACCAATATAACCATAATCTATTTCATTTTTATTTTTATTAATACCACAAGCAATAATTGTTGAAACTTCAATATCCATAGTTGCATTTATTATATAGATATCAATATTATTCTTTTTAATATTTTTTAATAAATCAGTTAATACTTCATTATTGATGTTTTCTATTTCAATTAATTCTATTTTTGATTTCTCGAAATTTTTAATGAATATGTCCAAATTTTGTCTTTCAATTAATTCACATAATGCTTGCATTATTGTTTCTTCTTTTGTATTTCCAGAAGCAAGACCATTACTTGTTTGATACGCATTATTATAATTAATAGGATAATAACTTGGTTCTTCTTTTATTATATTATATGAAGGAATCCAATCAAGAGGAATTTTTTTAATTAGTTTTTTTAGTTCTTCTTTTTTTTTACTATACTCGATATTTAGTACTGGCTCTATTGAATCTAAATTTATTTCTTTTGATAAGTCTTCAAAACTTATTTGTCTAGAATTATTATTTTTGTAATTAAAATTTATCCATGAAAATCTCTCAATATACTCCATTATAGCGCTTGCCTTTGCTTGGTCTAATGTTGCCCCTTTACCATATGCAGTTTGCTTTTCATCACCAAATGAGAATACACAAAAATTTCCTTCACTTAGTTTTGTTAATTTGTATTCAGTTTGTGGATAAACCTTGTTTAATCTATTAAACACAAACTCATAAGTCTCTTTTGGATGAATTGCTTTGTCTTGATCTAAATCATATTCTTTTTTTATTGAATCAAATTTGAAGTCCACATATTTGCTTTCAAGAGATTCTTTCATACCATTAAAAAAATCTAAAGATATATAAACTTAATTAAAGTCAAATATAATAGATATGAATACAATAGAAATTAATGCAATAAAGGCAATAGATTTTGCAAAAGAAATCAAAAAAATAGAACTTGAAGATATTTTAAAGTTTAAAATTACGGATTCAATTATGCTAAATATAAATATTTTATTTTATTATTTGAAATTAAAAAAAGTAAAACAAATTATTCTAGTTAAAAATGAGGATAGAACTGATGTTCTTGCACTTAGAAAATTTATAGTTTACATACAAAAATCTTATTTACATTTAAGTAATGATTTTTTGATAACTTTTGAAAATTTTTTAGATGGAGAATTATATTTATTTATGGGAGAAAGGAATTATT
This portion of the Candidatus Woesearchaeota archaeon genome encodes:
- a CDS encoding YcaO-like family protein; amino-acid sequence: MKESLESKYVDFKFDSIKKEYDLDQDKAIHPKETYEFVFNRLNKVYPQTEYKLTKLSEGNFCVFSFGDEKQTAYGKGATLDQAKASAIMEYIERFSWINFNYKNNNSRQISFEDLSKEINLDSIEPVLNIEYSKKKEELKKLIKKIPLDWIPSYNIIKEEPSYYPINYNNAYQTSNGLASGNTKEETIMQALCELIERQNLDIFIKNFEKSKIELIEIENINNEVLTDLLKNIKKNNIDIYIINATMDIEVSTIIACGINKNKNEIDYGYIGYGYGTHANPIKAIIRAITEYIQMSAMAEKDTHSSFGIGGINKTGNWQYVLNIDIKKKLIDAKKSSHRFLPDYSRDNFKDELDEFKKIFEERNIDVFIIDKTHHLLKIPVYRLMIPKFSPGTIFSSINENDDLLMAKLYFQAGLFDEAKRYYEENFEDMFFTNTKAELEIFFQTYPHITEEMLRVSMNPQSLPIEAFLRPDYIKQQRFDIFKKDI